From a single Silene latifolia isolate original U9 population chromosome 6, ASM4854445v1, whole genome shotgun sequence genomic region:
- the LOC141588276 gene encoding protein FAR1-RELATED SEQUENCE 5-like, with protein sequence MEFNLTGGVCVGRSRRGLHRTSGGELGGIEDAVTFYKIYVIACGFDVRRYTTKKWRGGEIKSKLVVCNREGFAHKTPSKDRDDGLVGEKSREDIVVTRVGCKARTRLYMKNGLLLIDRFHEGHNHELISLKDREFQKLSRNIIDYHKMIIISNSRLKIGATKTYRICKEQVNGFENIGASLNDFKNFHRDVKCFIHERDGQLFVDHFKEMTETRIGFYFDYDLDDDGDCLKIGATKTYRICKEQVNGFENIGASLNDFKNFHRDVKCFIHERDACVGPYGRDSLARDNYKIFGDAVSFDPTYSTNKYSMVFTPFTGVDHHKRSVMFCGALISREDYESFNWVFSRFLQAMGGKEPEYIITDQDPGIIKSVPLVFCGHGPRLGL encoded by the exons ATGGAGTTCAACCTGACGGGCGGAGTTTGTGTAGGGAGGTCGAGAAGAGGTTTACACCGTACATCGGGCGGGGAGTTGGGGGGGATTGAGGACGCGGTGACTTTTTATAAGATATACGtcattgcttgtgggtttgatgtGCGTAGGTACACAACAAAAAAATGGCGTGGCGGTGAGATCAAGTCAAAGCTCGTCGTCTGCAATCGAGAAGGTTTCGCTCACAAGACGCCCAGTAAAGATCGGGATGACGGACTGGTTGGGGAGAAGTCACGAGAGGATATTGTGGTCACTAGAGTGGGGTGTAAAGCGAGGACACGACTATATATGAAGAATGGTCTTTTATTAATTGACCGGTTCCACGAGGGTCACAATCACGAGCTTATCTCACTTAAGGACAGAGAGTTCCAGAAATTGTCGCGTAACATAATAGATTATCACAAGATGATAATCATTTCGAACTCAAGG ctgaagataggagcaacAAAGACATACAGAATCTGCAAAGAACAAGTGAATGGATTCGAGAACATTGGAGCAagcttaaatgattttaagaacttccataggGATGTTAAATGTTTCATTCACGAACGGGATGGTCAGTTGTTTGTTGACCATTTCAAGGAAATGACTGAAACAAGAATAGGTTTCTACTTTGACTATGACCTTGACGATGATGGCGACTGC CTGAAGATTGGAGCAACAAAGACATACAGAATCTGCAAAGAACAAGTGAATGGATTCGAGAACATTGGAGCAagcttaaatgattttaagaacttccataggGATGTTAAATGTTTCATTCACGAACGGGATG CCTGCGTAGGGCCATATGGGCGGGACAGTCTTGCTCGAGATAATTACAAAATTTTTGGTGATGCGGTGTCATTCGACCCAACTTACTCCACCAATAAGTATTCTATGGTATTCACACCATTCACAGGTGTTGACCACCATAAACGATCTGTGATGTTCTGTGGGGCTCTAATTTCAAGGGAAGATTATGAGTCATTTAATTGGGTTTTCAGCCGGTTTTTACAAGCAATGGGGGGTAAGGAACCCGAGTACATAATTACAGATCAGGACCCAGGTATTATCAAATCTGTCCCTCTTGttttctgtggacatgggccacgtctcggtctgtga